From Elusimicrobiota bacterium, one genomic window encodes:
- the grpE gene encoding nucleotide exchange factor GrpE, whose product MKKEAENESLDAKRVDNEVNSKEINASEPYDFLKIALDEKLDELQILKQSVDQQKDVSGKYYKQLLELKAEFDNYRKRVEREKRDNYNFGKEEVLL is encoded by the coding sequence ATGAAAAAAGAAGCAGAAAATGAGTCGTTAGATGCTAAACGCGTTGATAATGAAGTGAACAGTAAGGAAATTAATGCGAGTGAACCGTATGATTTTCTTAAGATTGCATTGGATGAAAAACTTGATGAACTACAGATTCTTAAACAGTCGGTAGATCAGCAGAAGGATGTTTCCGGGAAGTATTACAAGCAGTTGCTTGAGTTAAAGGCTGAGTTCGATAATTACCGTAAACGCGTGGAACGAGAAAAACGTGATAACTATAATTTTGGGAAAGAAGAGGTGTTGTTG
- the hrcA gene encoding heat-inducible transcriptional repressor HrcA — translation MKDKEARKFQILNSLIFHYISTAKPVGSETIVEKYLTGLSSATVRNYFAELEEEGYLTHPHTSAGRVPTDKGYRLYVDRVMEIQRLAAEDEMRIQHEYQVKMQEMDKLWLTTTKMLSIMSHYAGFILVPQLKKMSIRSYHLINYDKQRVLIVVVTNTGMVWHQVVDFKCQVKWKKVKYIENFMNAELANNSVQEIRKKWETLRTEYEKSDSQMWSVIEQLLSELDKIPLEETYVDGEGNILSLSEYHDMQNSIEVMSLVKDKKLLNEVMHNYLIKQLTQGKKVNIAIGSENMRSELNEWSLVTTSYTMQERMIGLLGILGPKRMDYGRMVAIVDSISNAVNNALKGQYGVRVYEKRSRK, via the coding sequence ATGAAGGATAAGGAAGCGCGGAAGTTTCAGATATTGAATAGTTTGATATTTCATTACATAAGCACTGCGAAACCCGTAGGGTCGGAGACTATTGTTGAGAAATATCTTACTGGCCTGTCATCTGCGACTGTGCGTAATTATTTTGCTGAATTAGAAGAAGAAGGGTATCTCACGCATCCGCATACGTCCGCAGGACGTGTACCAACAGATAAGGGGTATAGGTTGTACGTGGACCGCGTTATGGAAATACAACGCCTTGCGGCTGAGGATGAGATGAGGATACAGCATGAATATCAGGTCAAGATGCAAGAAATGGATAAGTTGTGGTTGACCACCACTAAGATGTTGTCTATAATGTCACATTATGCGGGGTTTATACTTGTTCCTCAGTTAAAAAAAATGTCGATCCGCAGTTATCATTTAATAAATTATGATAAACAACGCGTGCTTATTGTTGTGGTGACTAATACCGGTATGGTATGGCATCAAGTGGTGGATTTTAAGTGTCAGGTTAAATGGAAAAAAGTTAAGTATATCGAGAATTTTATGAATGCTGAACTTGCTAATAATTCAGTGCAGGAAATACGGAAAAAATGGGAAACCTTGAGAACTGAATATGAAAAATCTGATTCCCAGATGTGGAGCGTGATCGAACAGTTGCTTTCTGAACTGGACAAGATACCTCTGGAAGAAACGTATGTTGACGGTGAAGGAAATATTTTGTCGTTATCAGAATATCATGATATGCAGAACTCTATTGAGGTGATGAGTTTAGTAAAAGATAAAAAGTTGTTGAATGAAGTAATGCATAATTATTTGATAAAACAGTTAACACAGGGGAAGAAAGTTAATATTGCAATTGGGTCCGAGAATATGAGGTCAGAACTTAATGAGTGGAGTTTAGTAACAACATCTTATACGATGCAGGAACGTATGATAGGGTTATTGGGTATACTTGGCCCGAAACGTATGGACTATGGCAGAATGGTGGCTATTGTTGATAGTATCTCTAATGCTGTAAATAATGCGTTGAAAGGGCAATATGGAGTACGGGTTTATGAAAAAAGAAGCAGAAAATGA
- a CDS encoding glycosyltransferase family 2 protein — protein sequence MKLSVIIPAFNEEKTLVESVTRLLETGYILDVEVVIVDDGSIDSTYVKAKELAAKYPCITVLKHDNNCGKGAAIATAKNIVSGDFVVIHDADLEYDPRNFKYLIEKIVNPGVSIVYGSRFLKDNPNKYPVYLLGNKFMTLMFNMVFHAGLTDVYTCYKMFKRDVWDKIVITSKGFEIELELTARAIRLGINIVEVPIDYSPRTLEDGKKIGLRDVFTGLWKICSICLKK from the coding sequence ATGAAATTATCGGTTATTATCCCGGCATTTAATGAAGAAAAAACGTTGGTTGAGTCTGTCACAAGGCTGTTGGAGACAGGTTATATCTTGGATGTTGAAGTGGTAATTGTGGATGATGGTTCAATTGATAGTACTTATGTTAAGGCTAAAGAATTAGCAGCCAAATATCCGTGCATAACTGTTCTTAAACATGACAATAATTGTGGGAAAGGTGCGGCAATAGCTACCGCTAAAAACATTGTCAGTGGAGATTTTGTGGTTATACATGACGCGGATCTTGAGTATGATCCTCGAAATTTTAAGTATTTGATAGAAAAGATAGTGAACCCCGGTGTTTCCATAGTTTATGGGTCAAGGTTTTTGAAAGATAATCCCAATAAGTATCCGGTATATTTGTTAGGGAATAAGTTTATGACTTTGATGTTTAATATGGTGTTTCACGCTGGTTTAACGGATGTGTACACATGCTATAAAATGTTTAAGCGTGATGTGTGGGATAAAATTGTTATAACCAGTAAAGGGTTTGAGATTGAGTTAGAATTGACTGCGAGAGCTATACGGTTGGGTATAAATATTGTTGAAGTTCCAATAGATTATTCCCCAAGGACACTGGAGGATGGAAAGAAGATCGGGTTACGCGATGTTTTTACGGGGTTATGGAAAATATGTAGTATTTGTTTGAAGAAATAA
- the hemW gene encoding radical SAM family heme chaperone HemW, whose protein sequence is MNVIKTRAGSLYVHIPYCISKCNYCVFVSTPDIMSVNDYISKLREEIFYWNPGGLDTVFIGGGTPSILSTEQFTKIGDAISKSFALNINAEFTVECNPATLDPDKIECYRTFGVNRISIGCQSFNEKMLKILGRVHSTEDIYKVVEIVNSAGIDNFGFDLIYGLPGQDVKLFSKDLELAVSLVPKHLSLYALELEEGAQLYEECRNGKIQCPKDDVVAGMYEFACEYLHGKGYRHYEISNFALPGFECKHNMVYWQNREYIGAGVAACGYIRGERYRNTSSILEYLNSKIPERGQVEYTEKLESPAKDAERVILGLRTDDGVELSVEESVMFMPVFDKFKEYGLLEIEGNRVSFTRKGMLLSNQVFREIVV, encoded by the coding sequence ATGAATGTTATTAAAACACGAGCGGGTAGTTTATATGTGCATATTCCGTATTGCATAAGTAAATGTAATTACTGCGTGTTTGTGTCAACACCGGACATTATGTCAGTTAATGATTATATATCCAAGTTGCGGGAAGAAATATTTTATTGGAACCCCGGTGGCCTGGATACTGTGTTTATTGGCGGTGGAACACCAAGTATATTGAGTACAGAGCAATTCACAAAAATAGGTGATGCAATAAGTAAAAGTTTTGCGTTAAATATAAACGCGGAGTTTACGGTTGAATGTAATCCCGCAACGTTGGATCCTGATAAAATTGAGTGTTACAGAACATTTGGGGTTAACCGGATAAGTATCGGGTGCCAGAGTTTTAATGAGAAGATGCTGAAAATTCTTGGGAGGGTGCATAGTACTGAAGATATTTATAAAGTTGTGGAAATTGTAAATTCAGCGGGGATAGATAATTTTGGGTTTGACCTGATTTATGGATTGCCGGGACAGGATGTTAAGTTGTTTAGTAAGGATTTGGAGTTGGCTGTCAGTCTCGTACCAAAACATTTGTCGTTATATGCTCTTGAACTTGAGGAAGGGGCGCAGTTGTATGAGGAATGCCGTAACGGTAAGATTCAATGCCCAAAGGATGATGTTGTTGCAGGGATGTACGAGTTCGCGTGTGAGTATTTGCATGGGAAAGGGTATAGGCATTATGAGATCTCAAATTTTGCGTTACCCGGGTTTGAATGTAAACACAACATGGTATACTGGCAGAATAGGGAGTATATTGGAGCGGGAGTAGCTGCATGCGGATATATCAGGGGTGAACGTTATAGAAATACAAGTAGTATTTTAGAGTATTTGAACTCTAAGATTCCGGAACGTGGACAAGTTGAATATACTGAAAAACTGGAATCACCCGCTAAGGATGCGGAACGCGTGATCCTCGGTTTGCGTACAGATGACGGAGTAGAATTATCAGTTGAGGAATCGGTTATGTTTATGCCGGTATTTGATAAGTTTAAAGAATATGGGTTATTGGAAATTGAGGGTAATAGAGTGTCTTTTACAAGAAAAGGGATGTTGTTGTCAAACCAGGTTTTTCGTGAGATAGTAGTGTAA
- a CDS encoding SPFH domain-containing protein, which translates to MAGIPVGLVIVLIVFAIIIAKSALVILRPFEKGLVERLGRFHRTADSGLAFVVPIFDTIRKVDMREQVIDVPPQDVITKDNVMVTVDAVIYFQVIDPFRVIYNVANFSMAALKLAQTNLRNVIGDLELDQTLTSRERINEQLKRVLDEATDKWGVKVTRVEIQKIDPPRDITDAMSKQMKAEREKRAMILESEGVKQSAILRADGEKQSAILSAEGHKQSQILNAEGKAEAIKRVADAEKYEVEVVYNAIHTGNPTNDLIAIKYLETLTKMADGQATKIFLPVETSGILGTIGGMAEIFKDKLAAGGSKPVEKK; encoded by the coding sequence ATGGCAGGTATTCCGGTAGGTTTAGTGATTGTATTGATAGTTTTTGCGATTATCATCGCAAAATCGGCATTGGTAATTTTACGGCCGTTTGAGAAGGGGTTAGTGGAGAGATTGGGAAGGTTTCATCGTACTGCTGATTCTGGATTAGCATTCGTTGTTCCGATATTTGATACAATAAGAAAAGTTGATATGAGAGAACAGGTTATTGATGTGCCTCCGCAGGATGTTATCACAAAAGATAACGTTATGGTTACAGTGGATGCTGTGATTTATTTTCAGGTGATTGACCCGTTCAGGGTTATTTATAATGTTGCTAACTTTTCAATGGCTGCTTTAAAACTTGCACAAACTAACTTGCGTAACGTTATAGGCGATCTTGAACTCGACCAGACGCTTACTTCGAGGGAACGGATTAACGAACAGTTGAAACGCGTACTTGATGAAGCAACGGATAAGTGGGGTGTAAAAGTTACCCGCGTGGAAATACAGAAGATTGATCCGCCGCGTGATATTACTGACGCGATGAGTAAACAGATGAAGGCTGAACGCGAAAAACGCGCAATGATACTTGAATCCGAAGGGGTAAAACAGTCGGCTATATTAAGAGCGGATGGAGAAAAACAGTCGGCTATACTTAGTGCGGAAGGACATAAGCAGTCACAGATATTAAATGCCGAAGGTAAGGCGGAAGCAATAAAACGTGTAGCTGATGCTGAGAAGTATGAGGTTGAAGTCGTGTATAATGCTATCCATACGGGTAATCCGACAAACGATCTTATCGCAATTAAGTATCTTGAAACATTAACTAAGATGGCGGATGGACAGGCAACTAAGATATTTTTGCCGGTGGAAACAAGCGGAATACTAGGTACAATCGGCGGGATGGCAGAGATATTCAAAGACAAACTTGCTGCTGGTGGTAGCAAGCCGGTTGAAAAAAAGTAA
- a CDS encoding NfeD family protein, with amino-acid sequence MGTQLWMWWLLISIIFFIIEILSPSVFFFACLGVGALFGLFASLVISNTWVQWAIFFVGSVVFVVLSRPLAKKFAAGSGQTRNSNVDELIGKKAVVIKEITAMQKGNVRVDNEDWLASGTENIGKDEIVEIIKVEGVTLFVKK; translated from the coding sequence ATGGGAACACAATTATGGATGTGGTGGTTATTGATATCAATAATCTTCTTCATTATTGAAATACTGTCGCCGTCAGTATTCTTTTTTGCGTGTTTAGGAGTGGGTGCGTTATTTGGATTGTTTGCTTCGCTTGTTATTTCAAATACCTGGGTACAATGGGCAATATTTTTTGTTGGTTCAGTGGTTTTTGTCGTATTGTCACGGCCGTTGGCAAAAAAGTTTGCTGCAGGTTCAGGGCAGACACGGAATTCTAATGTGGATGAATTAATTGGTAAAAAAGCGGTAGTGATAAAAGAAATAACGGCTATGCAAAAAGGGAATGTAAGAGTTGATAATGAAGATTGGCTGGCAAGTGGTACTGAGAATATTGGGAAGGATGAAATCGTTGAGATAATAAAAGTTGAAGGCGTGACTTTATTTGTAAAAAAGTAA
- the lepB gene encoding signal peptidase I, producing the protein MWASISMELKIIIIGVILGILALVMKKFKGKFTGTKNERVYSEIYEWVNTFFSAVVLAALIMNFIVQAFKIPSGSMRPTLIEGDHLFVNKFIYGVKLPFTAARILSIAKVKRGDIIIFKCPSAALSSWEREKGIHKDFIKRCIGLPGDIVEIKNKNVFINGKQIVEPYADYQTDIVYPEVKQLLPNNDMYQKAWEETRFTELPVPAVRDNFGPIKVPEKCYFAMGDNRDGSYDSRFWGPLSDKLLKGQALVLYWPFNRMKVIK; encoded by the coding sequence ATGTGGGCATCAATATCTATGGAACTAAAAATTATCATCATAGGCGTGATACTCGGAATATTAGCGTTAGTGATGAAGAAATTCAAGGGGAAGTTTACCGGTACAAAAAATGAAAGAGTGTATAGCGAAATATATGAATGGGTAAACACGTTTTTCTCTGCGGTAGTACTTGCTGCGTTAATAATGAATTTTATTGTACAGGCATTTAAGATACCGTCGGGTTCAATGCGCCCTACTTTGATAGAAGGTGATCATTTGTTTGTTAATAAATTCATTTATGGCGTTAAGTTGCCGTTTACTGCAGCTAGAATATTGAGTATAGCTAAGGTTAAACGCGGGGATATTATTATTTTTAAATGCCCGTCCGCAGCGTTAAGTTCGTGGGAACGTGAAAAGGGAATTCATAAGGATTTTATTAAGCGTTGTATTGGCCTTCCCGGTGATATCGTTGAAATAAAAAATAAGAATGTGTTTATCAACGGGAAACAGATTGTTGAACCGTACGCGGATTATCAAACAGATATTGTGTATCCCGAAGTAAAACAGTTATTGCCAAACAATGATATGTACCAGAAAGCATGGGAGGAAACAAGGTTTACTGAGTTGCCTGTACCCGCGGTACGCGATAATTTTGGGCCTATAAAAGTACCGGAGAAGTGTTATTTCGCAATGGGTGATAACCGTGACGGGTCATATGATTCACGGTTTTGGGGGCCATTGAGCGATAAATTATTGAAAGGGCAGGCGCTGGTGTTATACTGGCCATTTAACCGTATGAAAGTTATTAAATAA
- the lepA gene encoding translation elongation factor 4, with amino-acid sequence MLNKLRNFCIIAHIDHGKSTLADRLLEYTGLMTPQNNVAQIMDNMSLERERGITIKAKTARLKYKADNGEEYILNLIDTPGHVDFSYEVARSLDASEGCLLIVDASQGVEAQTLVNAQLAMEYNIAIIPVINKIDLPQSNVERTEQDILESLEILEKPLHVSAKEGKGIHELLEAIVKQIPAPQGDPDKPLKALIFDSFYDPYRGVVIYLKIVDGVMKPNQKIVLESSGMAYEVQEIGYLQLSMIKSNELTPGEVGYCVANIKDIHLVKIGDTIMEKDAPVEPIKSKFKSAKPFVFCGFYPITLSDLPVLQAALEKLHLTDWSFYYQPENSSALGMGFRCGFLGLLHMDIVKQRLEREFGLDVLVTSPNVIYRVIKKNNEAVEIDNPAKYPNLSDIISVEEPYVAITVVVPSEFVSVVMELIKDRRGEYQDMKYINAQRVIIKCVMPLAEMVVNFYDKLKSVSKGYASFDYEQIGYKPGQLVKLEILVNREVIDGLAYVVHRESSYHKARKLITKLKEIIPRQMFEIALQIQVNNKIIARENIPAMRKDVISKCYGGDITRKRKLLEKQKEGKKRLRQFGRVEVPVEAFLAAMRLEEE; translated from the coding sequence ATGCTTAATAAGCTTCGAAATTTTTGTATTATTGCTCATATTGACCATGGTAAATCGACACTTGCAGATAGATTATTGGAGTATACAGGATTGATGACTCCGCAGAATAATGTTGCGCAAATAATGGATAATATGAGCCTTGAACGTGAACGCGGAATCACGATAAAAGCTAAAACGGCAAGGTTAAAATATAAGGCTGATAATGGAGAGGAATATATTTTGAACTTAATAGATACTCCGGGTCATGTGGATTTTTCGTATGAAGTAGCGCGTTCACTTGACGCGTCAGAAGGATGTTTGCTTATAGTAGATGCGAGCCAGGGTGTTGAAGCTCAGACGCTGGTAAATGCACAACTTGCAATGGAATACAATATTGCTATAATTCCTGTTATAAACAAAATAGACCTTCCTCAATCAAATGTTGAAAGAACTGAACAGGATATTTTAGAGAGTTTAGAAATCCTGGAAAAACCGTTACACGTAAGCGCAAAGGAAGGTAAAGGAATTCATGAACTCCTTGAGGCTATTGTAAAACAAATACCTGCACCGCAGGGTGATCCTGATAAACCTCTGAAAGCATTAATTTTTGACTCTTTTTATGACCCGTACCGCGGAGTGGTTATATACCTTAAAATAGTAGATGGCGTGATGAAGCCAAACCAAAAAATTGTTTTAGAGTCAAGCGGGATGGCGTATGAAGTACAAGAAATCGGATATCTGCAGTTAAGTATGATTAAGAGTAATGAGTTAACTCCGGGCGAAGTGGGGTATTGCGTAGCTAATATCAAGGACATCCATCTTGTAAAAATTGGTGATACGATAATGGAGAAAGATGCGCCGGTTGAGCCTATTAAATCCAAGTTTAAGTCAGCGAAACCGTTTGTTTTCTGCGGGTTTTATCCCATAACATTAAGTGATCTTCCTGTACTACAGGCGGCTTTAGAAAAACTGCATCTTACCGACTGGTCGTTTTATTATCAACCCGAGAATTCCAGTGCGTTAGGGATGGGTTTTCGTTGCGGGTTCCTAGGGTTGTTGCATATGGATATTGTTAAACAGCGGTTAGAACGCGAGTTTGGGCTGGATGTCCTCGTGACTTCTCCAAATGTTATTTACCGAGTAATTAAAAAAAATAATGAAGCTGTTGAGATAGATAATCCAGCAAAGTATCCTAATCTAAGCGATATTATTAGCGTAGAAGAGCCGTATGTTGCTATAACGGTAGTAGTGCCTTCTGAATTTGTCAGTGTGGTTATGGAATTAATAAAAGACCGGCGCGGTGAGTATCAGGATATGAAGTATATCAATGCGCAAAGGGTTATCATAAAATGTGTTATGCCGTTAGCTGAGATGGTGGTGAATTTCTATGATAAATTAAAGTCGGTTTCTAAAGGTTATGCATCGTTTGATTATGAACAGATCGGGTATAAACCCGGACAGCTGGTAAAGCTGGAGATCCTGGTGAACCGCGAAGTAATTGACGGGTTGGCTTATGTTGTACATCGCGAATCTTCGTATCATAAAGCCAGGAAGCTGATTACTAAGCTTAAAGAAATTATTCCACGGCAAATGTTTGAGATTGCGTTGCAAATACAGGTTAATAATAAAATTATTGCGCGTGAAAATATTCCTGCTATGAGGAAAGATGTTATCTCCAAATGCTATGGCGGAGATATAACGCGGAAACGTAAATTATTAGAAAAACAAAAAGAGGGGAAAAAGAGGTTAAGGCAGTTTGGCAGGGTGGAAGTACCTGTTGAAGCGTTCTTAGCGGCTATGAGACTGGAGGAAGAATAG
- the ptsP gene encoding phosphoenolpyruvate--protein phosphotransferase — MQENTIELKFEGIPASSGVVVGKAVVIDQVDDTIVPQRTLSKEEVKEENNRYRVALKKTKDEMIAIKSKMATSMGKEYLRLLDAYILIVDDPIITKTVFKRINNEFVNSEWALHEEVGKVFKTFERMEEEYFRERTLDIKAVYHKLLSNLSGNGKNFGENIPDNAVLVAHNLTPAETVGLPHGKIMGFITDVGGRTSHTAIVAQSLGIPAVVGLKVISQKVKNNDTVVVDGDNGIVWVNPGASVLKIYSKRVEEYHTRESALKQIRDLKAETLDGHVVHLYANMESIEELNSVVNSGAEGVGLYRTEFLYLSGDDLPSEDKQYEVYSQVLKHVSPFPVTIRTIDLGGDKILTKLQGYDVQSTNPFLGLRSIRFCLKYRDIFKTQLRAIFRATINGKAKIMFPMVSTVEEIWKVKEIIEEVKSELKEKNIGFNADVPIGTMIEVPAAALQSDGIARECDFLSIGTNDLIQYTLAVDRMNEDIAYLYEPLHPAVLRLVKQVINAGHFYNKPVSMCGEMAADSAVTELLIGLGLEEFSVSPALVPRIKQAIREVNRTEAKLLAEKVMQLSTTDEIQGLVFKNEKRHA; from the coding sequence TTGCAAGAAAATACGATAGAACTTAAATTTGAAGGTATACCTGCGTCTTCCGGAGTCGTGGTGGGCAAGGCTGTTGTCATCGACCAGGTTGATGACACAATTGTTCCACAACGAACACTTTCTAAGGAGGAAGTGAAGGAAGAAAACAACCGTTATCGTGTTGCTTTGAAAAAAACTAAGGATGAAATGATAGCGATAAAATCTAAGATGGCAACTTCGATGGGTAAAGAGTATCTTAGGCTACTCGATGCGTATATACTTATTGTAGATGATCCTATAATTACTAAAACTGTTTTCAAACGTATAAATAATGAATTCGTTAATTCAGAATGGGCGCTGCATGAAGAAGTTGGTAAAGTATTTAAAACGTTTGAAAGGATGGAAGAAGAATATTTCCGTGAGCGTACATTGGATATCAAGGCTGTTTATCATAAATTACTGAGCAATTTGTCAGGTAATGGCAAGAATTTCGGTGAGAATATACCTGATAATGCTGTACTGGTAGCGCATAATCTAACTCCCGCTGAAACTGTAGGGCTGCCTCATGGGAAAATTATGGGGTTTATTACAGATGTCGGAGGGAGAACGTCGCATACTGCAATTGTTGCACAGTCATTAGGTATTCCCGCTGTCGTGGGTTTAAAAGTTATATCACAGAAGGTTAAGAATAATGATACTGTTGTAGTTGACGGTGATAATGGTATTGTGTGGGTTAATCCCGGTGCGAGTGTGTTAAAGATATATTCTAAACGTGTTGAGGAGTATCACACCCGTGAATCTGCATTAAAACAAATACGTGACCTGAAAGCTGAAACTCTTGACGGGCATGTTGTTCACCTTTATGCAAATATGGAATCTATCGAAGAATTGAATTCTGTCGTTAATAGCGGAGCGGAAGGAGTGGGGTTGTACCGCACAGAGTTTTTGTATCTCTCGGGTGATGATTTACCGTCTGAAGATAAACAGTATGAAGTGTATTCCCAGGTGTTAAAACATGTATCACCGTTCCCTGTTACAATACGCACTATTGATCTCGGCGGGGACAAAATATTGACTAAACTTCAGGGATATGATGTGCAGTCAACAAATCCGTTCCTGGGTTTGCGGTCAATACGTTTTTGTCTGAAGTACCGCGATATTTTTAAAACGCAATTACGCGCAATATTCCGTGCTACTATTAACGGTAAGGCTAAGATTATGTTCCCGATGGTTTCCACAGTGGAAGAAATATGGAAAGTAAAAGAGATAATTGAGGAAGTGAAATCAGAACTTAAAGAAAAGAATATCGGGTTTAATGCGGATGTGCCAATAGGAACTATGATTGAAGTACCTGCAGCGGCATTGCAATCTGACGGTATTGCGCGGGAATGCGACTTTTTGTCTATAGGAACTAATGATTTAATACAGTATACCCTTGCAGTAGATCGTATGAATGAAGATATAGCGTACCTTTACGAACCGCTGCATCCCGCTGTATTGAGGCTGGTAAAACAAGTGATTAATGCCGGGCATTTTTATAATAAGCCAGTATCTATGTGCGGTGAGATGGCAGCAGATTCTGCTGTTACCGAGTTGCTTATAGGATTAGGCCTTGAAGAATTTAGTGTCTCTCCGGCACTTGTCCCGCGGATAAAGCAAGCTATACGGGAAGTTAACCGTACAGAAGCCAAGTTATTGGCGGAAAAGGTTATGCAGTTATCCACCACTGATGAGATACAAGGGTTAGTGTTTAAAAACGAAAAACGTCATGCTTAA
- a CDS encoding HPr family phosphocarrier protein, whose product MEKCKIKIVNKLGLHARPAAMFVQTTSKFKSKIKVIKDDQEVDGKSIMGLLMLAAEFGSELVVKAEGPDEKQVVEAVQKLIMNKFEEE is encoded by the coding sequence ATGGAAAAATGTAAGATTAAAATTGTTAACAAATTGGGGTTGCATGCGCGTCCGGCGGCAATGTTCGTTCAGACGACGTCAAAGTTTAAGTCAAAGATTAAAGTTATCAAAGATGACCAGGAAGTTGATGGAAAATCAATAATGGGTTTGCTGATGCTTGCGGCAGAGTTCGGGTCTGAACTAGTAGTGAAAGCTGAAGGCCCTGATGAAAAGCAGGTGGTGGAAGCTGTGCAAAAGTTGATTATGAATAAGTTTGAGGAAGAGTAA
- a CDS encoding PTS system mannose/fructose/sorbose family transporter subunit IID: MAILDRRDLLLIFFRSFLLQLGWNYDRKQAFGFTYIIAPYLRRFYKDPDEQKNAILRNLTFFNSHPCLSNSIVGTVLALEEKRAAGGGIDENVVSTVKTQMAGPIAALGDLFFWSTWRPLVALSTMAFFFAFKGAHEWMPALIFLLLYNSVHLPIRYYVLLRGYYENVKFIQKVKEWNVQKYIDKMHIFGVVLIIGLTGYTIFFMPWQFSEKVLMVVFFVVSTILLMLQVSSTKLFYLVIILGVLLSYFKII; encoded by the coding sequence ATGGCAATATTGGACCGCCGCGATCTTTTACTAATATTTTTCCGGTCATTTCTGTTGCAGTTAGGTTGGAATTATGACCGCAAACAGGCGTTTGGGTTTACCTATATAATAGCGCCGTACTTGCGTAGGTTTTATAAGGATCCCGATGAACAGAAGAATGCTATCTTGCGGAATCTGACGTTTTTTAATTCACACCCGTGCCTGTCAAATTCTATTGTCGGTACAGTACTTGCATTAGAAGAAAAACGTGCTGCGGGAGGTGGAATTGATGAAAATGTTGTGAGTACAGTTAAAACGCAGATGGCGGGGCCGATCGCAGCACTGGGTGATTTATTTTTTTGGTCGACCTGGCGGCCGTTGGTTGCATTAAGCACAATGGCATTTTTCTTTGCGTTTAAAGGTGCCCATGAATGGATGCCGGCATTGATATTTTTGCTGTTGTATAACTCCGTACATTTACCGATAAGGTATTATGTGTTATTACGGGGATACTATGAAAATGTTAAATTCATTCAAAAAGTTAAGGAGTGGAATGTGCAGAAGTATATAGATAAAATGCATATTTTTGGAGTGGTATTAATAATTGGCTTAACGGGTTATACTATTTTCTTTATGCCATGGCAGTTTAGTGAGAAAGTGTTAATGGTGGTATTTTTTGTTGTTAGCACGATATTGCTGATGCTGCAGGTGTCGTCAACAAAGTTGTTTTATTTGGTGATAATACTCGGTGTATTATTGAGTTATTTTAAAATTATTTAA